The following DNA comes from Marinilactibacillus sp. Marseille-P9653.
TATTAAAGCACGAGTAGAACAGCGCGTCCTCTCTCAAAGCTGCCATATCGCTATAGGGATTACAGAAGAAGGCGATCGCCAGATCATTGGCTTTATGCTTCAAAATGAAGAAAGTCATGAAACCTGGTCGAATTTTTTCGACTATCTGAAAAACAGAGGACTATCTGGAATCAAGCTCGTGATTTCTGATGCGCATAAAGGACTTGTGTCAGCTATTCAAACTTCCTTCACTCATGCTTCATGGCAGAGATGCCAGGTTCACTTTATGCGAAACATTTTAAGTACAGTTCCTAAGAAAGGTTCTAAACCCTTTCGAGAAGCAGTCAAAGCGATCTTCAAATTCTCAGATATTCATTTAGCCCGTAAGGCTAAAAATGCGTTGATTGAAGAATACGCTGATCAAGTAAAGTATCAAAAGGCCTGTAGAACACTAGATGAAGGTTTCGAAGATGCCTTCCAGTACACTGTTTTAGGCAAAAGCCATAACCGATTGAAGAGCACAAATTTACTCGAACGATTGAATGAGGAAGTCAGACGGAGATAAAAAGTCATCCGTATTTTCCCCAATACTGCTTCAGCTAATCGCTTAATTGGAGCCGTCCTGATGGACGTGCATGAAAACTGGATCAGTTCTCTTTTAAGATTTTGCTCTTTTTTGGGTTCGTATAGACTAAAGCAATAGCATTTTTAATTAAATAATCTCGTCATATTGTTTAATCGTAAACAAATTTAAAGAATAGTCACAATGATTCCTTCTCTATTTCTAAATATATCAGCAATACTTTTATCTTGTAAAATGATTTCGCTTAAATGTTCTTCAAAATCTTTTTTATAAGTCCGACTGACAGCAGTTTGATCGATCCATACCGTTCGCCCTTCTTTACTACTATGATCAATAAAATACGACTGACCTTGATAGCTGAATTCTATTTCTCTTCCATGTTTGATATAGTCGATCAAGTCCTCTAATGATATAGTAGGATTAGGTAACTCTTTTTCATAATCATTCATAGACACAATTTTATCTCCTTTATTTAATGTCCTGACCTATCCTTACCTTTCCAAGTGTGTGTATGCGGAAATTTATGCGGTCCAGAGTGAGAATAGTCGACATCAAAATCAGCATTACCATTTTTATCATAATATCTTCTTTGTGTGCGTTTTCCTTTTACTAATTTATCCTTAGAAGAGTATGGCTTCTCCCCGGAGATAGGAACTTTACTTTTTGTTGTAGTAGAATGGGTTTTGGTCGGTGTCCAATCTTTTTTAGCTTTATTATAAGCTCTTTCAGTGAAAAATATACGTACTTTTTTGTACGCCCAGTGAGTTGCTTTTATAGTAACGCCCGCTATAACTATAGCTCCCACACCAGTAATGACCACTTGCCCTACCCCGGGAATAGCCCAAGTTCCTGCAAGAAGTGGAGCATATTGGATAACGTCACTAGCAGCCATTATGGACATCTGCCCACCGTTACTTGCATACGGTGGTGTATTCGTTACACTTTCGCCAACCTCTACTTCTACAACTGTTTCAAGTAGTTTTTCAAATTCATCTTCCGTGTAATAAGTACCATTTATGGTTATTCCGTATTCTGATAATACAACATTAGACGGGTTATTTTCAATATCGCTATCTGTTGTATCTTCTTCGTAAGTAATGTTGATTATTTCGTTTTCTTCAGTAGTATCATTTACCGTTATATCTTCCGTAGTGTTATCCACTGAATCAGTTTCAGCAGCGTAGACGTATAAGCCTGTAGTTCCTAAAATCTGAAATACCATAAGAATTGTTAGCATTGAGATTAAACCTTTTTTTAAAATCTTCATAAATCACCTCTTCATTTTATTATATGACGATATTACAAGGTGATTGTAGCATTATATTACAAAAATATTTCAATATTATTAAAACAAATTCGAAAAATTGAACAAAATGTGTCTAAACCCTTTTAACTTGAACTTACTATCTGTACATTCATTGTAACAATATGGTATACTCTATCTTTACGTAAGTAGGTTACTGAATAAATTGTATTTATGGAGTAACAGTAAGGTTGAACACAATATTTTTGTTTAATGTTGCGCAAAATAAAAAGCACGATTAAAGATATATTTAGTATATATATCTTTAATCGTGCTTTTTTAATAGGAACAGTTTCAGTCAAAATAGAGTATTCAACTTACAAAGTTTTCAACGTCAATGTCTTGAGCTTTCAAGTATATGTCTAAAGTATATCTTTTAAAAATATAGTACTGTTGATCAACATTGGACTCTTGATTTAGTGCTTCTATATAATACTTGAGATTAGTATCTGTACCATTCAATATAGTTTTTATCCTTTTCAATTTTCTCTCAAAGTTTGAACAATCTTGTACTCTGTTAATTACTAAATCAGGTCTATTAAGGTCTAGCGTTGATATGAAATTGATTACTTCTACATTCTCTGGTTCATCTTCATACATACACGTAAACTTTGGTTCTAAAATTTCTTCTAAATCATCGATATAGGGATTCAAAATTTCTTTTGATCCTTTTTTAACGTTACATGTCTGACAACTCCACCCTAAATTCTCCCAATCATAGGCTAAATGGGGGTGCGAACTTTTAGGTTTTATGTGTTCAACATGACCATACGTAATGACTTTGACGAATGTATCACAATACATACATTTTCCAAAACTTTCTTCTTTTAGTGCAGCTTTTATTTCTTCATTATTATATTTATTTTTGAATTTAGGTTTCACTTTAGAAAAGTCATTCCCATTTTTTTATATTCATCCAATAAAAAATCTGTCCATTCTTTCGATTTTCTTGCTAATATACCCGGTGTAGTTCCTTTTACGATTTTAACCATTTTTTTCACCTTCATTATTGATACTGAAGACTAAGTCAGATAACAATGATTCAATATTTTCTTTTTTCATATCCTTTTGTAGCTCTAAAAAATCCTCATTAGATAATTCCATATTTTTATACTTATTTAATATTGAAGCAAATTTATATTCCGCCCATTTAGGTAAATTAGTAGAAACTCCTAAAACATTGTATAGAACATCTTCATTTGGCATTGTTAAATCATACTGGTAATCCTCAATTTTCTGAACAGTGACCTTTTTATCTTCATTATGACTTAAAATATATATATATGATTCTTCTATTGAAGTTACTACTTCCGGACTGTGCGTCGAAATTATAAATTGAACATTTGGAAAAGCTTTACATAAATTAGGTAATATTTCTCTCTGCATTGAAGGGTGTAAATGATTTTCAATCTCATCAATTACAACAAAGTAATTTCTATCCATAGGAACAGCCACAAACATCTGCCAAGCAATATCAATAATCGCCCCCATACCACCTGAAAGTGAGTCCAATAAGAAACTTCCTGTTTTCGTTTCAAACATAATTTCTCCGCTTTCTCTATCAACAATGATATTTTCGAACCCGATTTCCATAGGTAAAACTTGTCTCAATATTTTAATGAATCTATCCACTTCTTGTTTTAGCATTTTTTTATATTTTTATTCTACTTGTATTTGGAGTATGTACTTTTAATAGTCGTATTTTCACTTTTGATATATCCCTACTAAATTATTGAGTTAGCCCATCAAATAATAATTATCCCTACCCAAATTTCTATTTTATAAAAGCTCGAAACGCATTTTATATACGTTTCGAGCTTTCTATTTAAAAATTACCCCACTGAACCTTCCATCTCATAGCTGATCAAACGGTTGAGTTCAACAGCGTACTCCATAGGAAGTTCTTTGGTGAAGGGTTCTACGAATCCCATGACGATCATTTCTGTGGCTGTTTCTTCGTTCAAGCCACGACTCATCAAGTAGTAGAGTTGTTCTTCTGATATTTTGGAAACTTTTGCTTCATGCTCTAATGCGACGTTCGAGTTGTGGATCTCGTTATAAGGGATCGTGTCGGATTTCGACTTGTCATCCATGATGATCGTGTCACACTCGATGTGTGAGATCGATCCGCCGGAATTTTTCCCAAACGTTACTTGTCCACGGTAGTTCACTTCTCCACCATCTTTCGCAATCGATTTAGAAACGATCGAGCTAGATGTGTTTGGAGCGTTATGAATCATTTTCGCACCTGTATCTTGGATCTGACCTTCTCCCGCCATTGCGATCGACATTGTCGTACCACGAGCGCCACGTCCGTTCAGATGGATACTTGGGTATTTCATCGTTGTTTTAGCGCCTAGGTTTCCATCGATCCATTCAACCGTTGCGCCTTCTGCGGCAGTTGCCCGTTTTGTAACGAGATTATAAACGTTATCTGACCAGTTTTGAATCGTTGTATAACGGCAGTAAGCATCTTTTTTAACGATGATTTCTACAACGGCAGCGTGTAATGAACTTTCCGAGAATGTTGGAGCCGTACAGCCTTCAACATAATGCACACTTGCGCCTTCGTCTACAATGATCAGCGTACGTTCAAATTGACCCATGGCTTCATCATTGATACGGAAGTACATTTGTAGTGGCACGTCACAGCGGACGCCTTTTGGTACATAGATAAAGGTTCCACCCGACCAAGTCGCTGAGTTCAAAGCCGCTAGCTTGTTATCTGTTGGTGGGACAACTGTTCCAAAGTGTTCTTTGAATAGTTCAGGATATTCTTTTAAAGCTGTATCTGTATCGGTAAAGACGATGCCTAGTTTTTCGTATTCTTCTTTCATGTTATGGTAAACCACTTCAGATTCATACTGAGCACCAGATCCTGCTAGGAATTGACGCTCTGCTTCTGGAACGCCAAGACGTTCAAAGGTTTCTTTGATTTTGTC
Coding sequences within:
- a CDS encoding HNH endonuclease gives rise to the protein MKPKFKNKYNNEEIKAALKEESFGKCMYCDTFVKVITYGHVEHIKPKSSHPHLAYDWENLGWSCQTCNVKKGSKEILNPYIDDLEEILEPKFTCMYEDEPENVEVINFISTLDLNRPDLVINRVQDCSNFERKLKRIKTILNGTDTNLKYYIEALNQESNVDQQYYIFKRYTLDIYLKAQDIDVENFVS
- a CDS encoding AAA family ATPase, giving the protein MLKQEVDRFIKILRQVLPMEIGFENIIVDRESGEIMFETKTGSFLLDSLSGGMGAIIDIAWQMFVAVPMDRNYFVVIDEIENHLHPSMQREILPNLCKAFPNVQFIISTHSPEVVTSIEESYIYILSHNEDKKVTVQKIEDYQYDLTMPNEDVLYNVLGVSTNLPKWAEYKFASILNKYKNMELSNEDFLELQKDMKKENIESLLSDLVFSINNEGEKNG
- the sufB gene encoding Fe-S cluster assembly protein SufB; its protein translation is MVDVPEKSEYQYGFHDDVESIYDTGKGLTEGIIRDISARKEEPQWMLDYRLKSYDHFLKRPMPNWGADLSEVDFDNITYYRKSSERSERSWDDVPDKIKETFERLGVPEAERQFLAGSGAQYESEVVYHNMKEEYEKLGIVFTDTDTALKEYPELFKEHFGTVVPPTDNKLAALNSATWSGGTFIYVPKGVRCDVPLQMYFRINDEAMGQFERTLIIVDEGASVHYVEGCTAPTFSESSLHAAVVEIIVKKDAYCRYTTIQNWSDNVYNLVTKRATAAEGATVEWIDGNLGAKTTMKYPSIHLNGRGARGTTMSIAMAGEGQIQDTGAKMIHNAPNTSSSIVSKSIAKDGGEVNYRGQVTFGKNSGGSISHIECDTIIMDDKSKSDTIPYNEIHNSNVALEHEAKVSKISEEQLYYLMSRGLNEETATEMIVMGFVEPFTKELPMEYAVELNRLISYEMEGSVG